From Thermoproteales archaeon, one genomic window encodes:
- a CDS encoding acetate--CoA ligase family protein — MTSIYEKLKYLLRPETVAVIGAAREPHKIGHQVLKNLIEGGFSRNKIFPINPHAESILGLKCYPSVKNVPQPVDMAVIVVPARIVPRVLEDCVEKGVKAVAVISSGFKEIGKAEEEKKLVEIARKGGIRLLGPNIVGICDTVRSMNASFCQELPEKGDIAFITQSGALGIALIGWTKLKHIGLSDLVSIGNKADVDEVDLIEFFGEDPYTKVITLYLEGISRGREFYAIAKKVSKKKPIIILKAGKAERTISAIKSHTGSLAGSDVAYDAVFKQTGVIRAPTFPDLFDWAIAFSKLPLPSGENVVILTNGGGAGVMATDEAEIRGIKLMDIPPDLADKIREYMPPFGSVYNPIDLTGMATKDWYRGSLEILLEDPRVHAVLVIYCHTAQTEPRDIGDAILEAIKSIGKSKPVVASFIGGEECHKECERLTAEGVPCYESPERAVVALSALYNYWRFLKHKETYPVALDVDKERAYEIIRRAVEEGRKALTAYESAMVAKAYGIPVPEQALAKSEEEAVNVAEKIGYPLVLSIESPHILHKTEVGGVKVGLNSAEEVAKAYNEIMESVAKKAPQAEIRGVVVRKMIPEGREVIIGMHRDPAIGPLLMFGSGGILVELLKDVSFRVSPLSIEDVYEMIKETKAYKMLKGFRGMPEADIEKVVDVILRTAKLAEDIPEILDIDINPVFVFERGKGCLAADVKVVFK; from the coding sequence ATGACTAGTATTTACGAAAAACTGAAATATTTGCTGAGACCGGAAACTGTCGCAGTAATTGGAGCAGCCAGAGAACCTCATAAAATAGGTCACCAAGTTTTGAAAAACTTGATTGAAGGAGGATTCTCTAGGAACAAAATCTTTCCGATCAATCCCCATGCTGAAAGTATACTTGGCTTGAAGTGCTACCCATCCGTAAAAAACGTTCCTCAACCTGTTGATATGGCAGTAATCGTGGTTCCAGCTAGAATAGTACCTCGTGTCCTAGAAGATTGCGTCGAAAAAGGTGTCAAGGCAGTAGCTGTCATATCCTCAGGATTTAAGGAAATAGGTAAAGCTGAAGAAGAGAAAAAGCTGGTTGAAATCGCAAGAAAAGGTGGTATCAGGCTTTTAGGACCAAACATTGTTGGCATATGCGATACCGTTAGAAGTATGAACGCTAGCTTTTGCCAGGAACTTCCAGAAAAAGGAGATATCGCTTTTATTACACAAAGCGGCGCGTTGGGTATAGCCTTGATAGGATGGACGAAGCTGAAGCATATAGGATTGTCAGATCTCGTCAGTATAGGCAATAAAGCCGACGTAGACGAAGTAGATTTAATCGAGTTTTTTGGAGAGGACCCATACACGAAAGTTATAACTTTGTATTTGGAAGGTATCAGTAGAGGCCGCGAATTTTATGCTATTGCAAAAAAAGTATCAAAGAAAAAACCTATCATAATATTAAAGGCAGGTAAAGCAGAGAGAACTATAAGCGCTATAAAATCACATACGGGATCTCTTGCAGGCTCTGACGTGGCCTACGACGCTGTCTTTAAGCAAACTGGCGTTATTCGAGCCCCCACATTCCCCGATTTATTTGACTGGGCTATAGCTTTCTCAAAGCTCCCTCTACCTTCAGGTGAAAACGTTGTGATACTAACAAATGGTGGCGGAGCTGGAGTTATGGCTACAGATGAAGCTGAAATTAGGGGAATAAAGCTAATGGATATACCTCCCGATTTAGCCGATAAAATCAGAGAGTATATGCCTCCCTTCGGAAGCGTATATAATCCTATCGATCTGACAGGAATGGCGACAAAAGATTGGTATAGAGGCTCTCTAGAAATCCTACTTGAAGACCCCCGCGTGCACGCTGTCCTAGTCATTTATTGTCACACAGCACAAACGGAGCCAAGAGATATAGGAGATGCCATACTAGAAGCTATTAAAAGCATTGGTAAAAGTAAACCAGTGGTTGCCTCATTTATTGGTGGCGAAGAATGCCATAAAGAATGTGAAAGACTTACAGCTGAAGGAGTTCCCTGTTATGAATCACCTGAAAGAGCCGTAGTCGCTTTATCGGCATTATATAATTATTGGCGTTTCCTAAAGCATAAAGAAACATATCCTGTTGCTCTGGACGTAGATAAAGAAAGGGCCTACGAGATCATAAGAAGAGCTGTTGAAGAAGGCAGAAAAGCGCTTACAGCGTATGAAAGCGCTATGGTTGCGAAAGCATACGGTATTCCAGTTCCCGAGCAAGCACTTGCAAAAAGCGAAGAGGAAGCTGTGAACGTTGCTGAGAAAATAGGGTATCCTCTCGTGCTGTCCATCGAGTCACCACACATATTGCATAAGACTGAAGTGGGAGGTGTAAAAGTCGGATTGAATAGCGCTGAGGAAGTAGCCAAAGCTTATAATGAAATAATGGAAAGCGTAGCAAAGAAAGCACCTCAAGCAGAGATTAGGGGCGTTGTAGTGAGGAAAATGATACCTGAGGGAAGAGAAGTAATCATTGGAATGCATAGGGATCCTGCAATAGGACCCTTACTTATGTTTGGTTCTGGTGGTATACTTGTCGAATTGCTGAAAGATGTATCTTTTAGAGTTTCTCCTTTATCTATCGAAGATGTTTATGAAATGATTAAAGAAACTAAAGCCTACAAGATGCTTAAAGGTTTTAGAGGAATGCCGGAAGCTGATATCGAAAAAGTAGTTGATGTAATCCTTAGAACTGCAAAGTTAGCGGAGGATATACCTGAGATTTTAGATATCGACATTAACCCTGTATTCGTATTTGAAAGAGGAAAAGGCTGCTTAGCCGCAGATGTAAAGGTAGTATTCAAATAA
- the pyk gene encoding pyruvate kinase encodes MRKTKIIATLGPASWSQQVISRLAKEGVNGFRINLSHAKTSEMEKAIEYIRSIEEKRCIYIPIIGDLQGPVVRLGEIEDFEVAKGDKVFLVNREEGSAEAREIPLPESKVFYEIAEGDILLIEGGRIRLRADSISDSSIECMVLTDGIVRKRKTFAIQGKDLPLPTITEKDMRDVEWCIEHDIDYIGLSFVRNSGDIEVLKDILRKKDAENIKIITKIETKKAVENLKNIIKISDAVLVARGDLAIYYGLEEIPELQDRIIKTSRSYGKPVILATQIMESMTENPMPTRSEVLDVMHAVREGVDALLLAGETAIGKYPVESVSWLRKIIIKAEEKKPEEVVFENEQIYDKFARGVVILSDLLKSKIVAFSRKGSTARRISRYRPQSDVYVFTPNIKVVRQLNILWGLKPYLYKGLDRGIPLDEIVEELKSTGELSYGDLAIATAGLRTGTTDIIRIIRI; translated from the coding sequence TTGAGAAAAACAAAAATTATAGCCACTCTTGGACCGGCTTCTTGGAGCCAGCAAGTAATTAGTAGACTAGCTAAAGAGGGAGTTAATGGATTTAGAATAAATCTTTCGCACGCAAAAACTTCCGAAATGGAAAAAGCAATCGAATACATTAGATCGATAGAGGAAAAAAGATGTATTTACATACCTATAATCGGAGACCTTCAAGGTCCTGTCGTGAGACTTGGAGAAATCGAAGATTTCGAAGTTGCCAAAGGTGATAAAGTTTTTCTAGTCAACCGTGAGGAGGGGTCTGCCGAAGCTAGAGAAATCCCCCTACCGGAATCGAAAGTTTTTTATGAAATCGCTGAAGGAGATATCCTTTTGATAGAAGGGGGAAGGATTAGATTAAGAGCTGATAGCATTAGCGATAGCTCTATCGAGTGCATGGTATTAACTGATGGAATAGTTCGCAAACGTAAGACGTTTGCTATACAAGGTAAAGATCTTCCTTTGCCAACTATAACAGAGAAAGATATGCGTGACGTTGAATGGTGTATTGAACACGATATCGACTATATAGGTTTGTCTTTTGTAAGAAATTCTGGTGATATAGAAGTTTTAAAGGATATTTTAAGAAAGAAAGACGCTGAAAATATCAAAATTATCACTAAAATTGAGACTAAAAAAGCAGTAGAAAATCTAAAGAACATAATCAAGATTAGCGATGCCGTTTTGGTAGCTCGGGGAGATCTAGCAATATATTACGGACTTGAGGAAATCCCTGAATTACAGGATAGGATAATTAAAACTTCGAGATCATATGGAAAACCCGTTATTTTGGCAACGCAGATAATGGAGTCTATGACCGAAAACCCGATGCCGACAAGATCGGAAGTTCTTGACGTAATGCACGCTGTTAGAGAAGGCGTTGACGCCTTACTCTTAGCTGGAGAAACGGCAATCGGGAAATATCCCGTTGAGAGCGTTTCATGGTTAAGAAAAATTATCATAAAAGCCGAGGAGAAAAAGCCGGAAGAAGTAGTTTTCGAGAACGAGCAAATCTATGATAAATTTGCGAGGGGAGTAGTCATATTATCCGATCTTTTAAAGTCAAAAATAGTGGCTTTCAGTCGTAAAGGTAGCACTGCCAGGCGAATATCTCGATATCGCCCTCAAAGTGACGTATACGTGTTCACTCCGAATATTAAAGTAGTTAGACAACTCAACATCCTTTGGGGCTTAAAACCATATCTTTACAAAGGGCTTGATCGTGGAATTCCCCTAGATGAGATTGTTGAAGAATTAAAAAGTACAGGAGAATTATCATATGG